The Candidatus Nanopelagicales bacterium nucleotide sequence CGTGGCTCAGTCAAACCAAGAACTTCTATGGCTCGGGAGCTACAACCGGCTATCTGCCCGCTGAGAAGTTGGCGATCACGGTCGTTGCCAATCCGGGTGCGGGGGCGTCGGGTAAAGACGGGTCGGCACCTGACTCGAGCTCGGCGATCTTCAGCGGATTTGCCAAGGCAGTGACTCCCGAAAATGCTCCGCCTGCGGCTGGTTGATTCGTTCCTGCACGTTGTCGTTTCGAACGGTAGAACTCCAAGCGTGCGTGCGGGCTGAATCTATTCCCGCGCCTGGTCGACTACCTCGCGAATTGCACTCGTCACCAGTTGCGGTTGCTCGACACCGATTCCGTGTCCGCTATCGGTGTCGTTGATGTGACGAGCATGCAGTTGCGCGGCGAGGCGGTTCTGGGCGGCAAGCCACGCGGGCCAGGTCGACCCACTGCTTCCGACCTGAAGATCCCACGGGTGATCTGAGGTGAGCACGGCTGCAGGCACGAGGTGCGGCATCGGCGGGGCGGCTCGAATCTCGCGGATGCTGGATTCGTAGTCGGGCACCTCAGAACCCTTTACCGATTTCATCGCTTCAACCTTGTCCATCCAATCTGACCACTGCGCCGGGGTGAAGGTGTTCTTGAGAAACTGCGAAGCGCCGTCGACGGTGACCAGTCCAGAAACCTGGGCAGAGTGAGTGCGCGCGTACAAGGCAACGATCATCGCGCCCCACGACGCTCCGACCAGCACATACGGCGCACGTTCATCAGCCGCAGCCAACACCGCCCGTAGGTCGTTGACGCCGTCCTGGGCGGTTGTGGGCTGTTGGACTTGCGTCGAGGGGCTCAGCGCACCGTTTTCCAGCCTGGTACCGGGACGGTCATATGCGCACACTCGCGCAAACGAGGAGACGGTCGGAAGGACCGCGGACGCACTCGGCTTCGGACCGGCCGCGGGATCGGCGGGGTCGACGGCATCGGTCCACTCGTCAGCCGCGCCGCCCGTGCCGGACACGAGAACGACGGTCGGAGATCCGGTGCCCCGGCATTCCAGGTAGACGCTGCGACCACCACCTACGGTCACCATTCGCCCGAAGTCGCCGGAGGTGGCCGCACTGGCGGGGGTGCTCGGATTGCCAGAATCTGCGGCGGGACTTCCACACGCTGCCAGCGCTAACAACGCGACGGCGGTAACAGCGATGGCGAACGACTCACGCCGATGTGTCGCGCGGTGCGGTGCCAGTTTCCCGCAGTCAAACACTCGCCCAGTGTCGCACGCGGTGCGGACGGCTCGCGGGATCGATTGCGCCTTCTATACCGGCAAGCTGAAATGAAGTGTGCTTGCCTATTGCGGGCTGTTGGCGTATTTAATACAGTGATGACTGTGAATAATACTTTGGGTCCGGCGCCGGTGCGTGGCGAAGCTCGCGGCGATGTCATGTCGGCTGAACGCGCACGCGCACTTGAGGACTTGCAACGCAGGTCGAACCCGCCCACAAGTGCTGAGGTCGGACGAAGTCTTGATCTGCACACAAACACCGCCCGGCTCCATCTCGAAGCCTTGGTTGCGCGGGGCCTGGCTGAACGTTTCAGCTCTCATCCACAGGGGCGTGGGCGCCCAGCGCTCCGCTACCGGGCAGTGCCACAGCTCTCCGAACCGGATCGGCGGGTTCGCGGCCTAGGCGGGTTCGCGGGGGCGCTGTCGGCGCACATCCAGCGCACGAGCTCAGATCCAGTGGCAACCGCGAGATTCATTGGGGCTGACTGGGCGCAGTCCTTCGATAGTGCCTCGTCGCCGGTCACCAGTGAAACTGGCAACCCTGTCGAGGTGGCAGTTGAGAGGCTTGATCAGTTCGGCTTCGAAGCTCACCTTGCCCACGTCGCGGGTGGCAAGAGCACGTACCGGCTGCATCGATGTCCACTACTCGATGTTGCCAAAGGCAACCCCGATGTTGTGTGCGACGTCCATCTCGGCCTAGTGCGAGGAACCCTCACTCAGCTCGGCGCCGACCACGTGCGCGCCGACCTAGAACCTTTCGCTGAACCCGGAGCCTGTGTATTGACTTTCGACAACGCAGACATTTGAACACTAGTTGGGGAGGACAAGATGACAGGACGTGGCAATACCTCGCAAGGAGCAGACTCGGCCATCGATATCGCGACGACTGCGGTCCGGCACTCAACGGTGGAACCGGACCCTTCAGTCATCCAGAGACACCCGGGCGGCACCACACACGATGTTCACGGCGGTGGCAATCCCCGCTTCATTGCACTCTTCGATGACAGCATTGATATCAACGCCTGGTTAGGGGGATCAACGGTCCCAGTTGCTTTTCAGCTCCGCCCGGGCAACACAACGGTAGGCAGCGACCCCACATGTGATGTCGTACTGCCGGGCATTGCAGCGCATCAGGCAGAAGTGCTTCGCGATGAATTTGACGAGTACCGGATTTTCGACACTAGCGCTGATCGGTCCAGCCGAGTTGACGGACGCTACAGCGCGGGTCAAAGCTTGCACAGCGGCGACCGCGTGACGTTCGGGCCGTGGACGTT carries:
- a CDS encoding alpha/beta hydrolase translates to MFDCGKLAPHRATHRRESFAIAVTAVALLALAACGSPAADSGNPSTPASAATSGDFGRMVTVGGGRSVYLECRGTGSPTVVLVSGTGGAADEWTDAVDPADPAAGPKPSASAVLPTVSSFARVCAYDRPGTRLENGALSPSTQVQQPTTAQDGVNDLRAVLAAADERAPYVLVGASWGAMIVALYARTHSAQVSGLVTVDGASQFLKNTFTPAQWSDWMDKVEAMKSVKGSEVPDYESSIREIRAAPPMPHLVPAAVLTSDHPWDLQVGSSGSTWPAWLAAQNRLAAQLHARHINDTDSGHGIGVEQPQLVTSAIREVVDQARE